A section of the Bryobacteraceae bacterium genome encodes:
- a CDS encoding D-allulose-6-phosphate 3-epimerase, with amino-acid sequence MNLQPLDGPLWLDVSLWSADLANLESEIRRLEPFADSFHLDAADGHYVRTLLFFPDLVARLREITWKPLHVHLFATRPMDLLPPFLDAGADWVTLPLETGKRVWQAIELAQARGARAGVSLELETPVEMIRGFRTRVQHIVLMGTAPGVKGRGLDERACDRMAEAAALAEGAPLRLLADGGIREDTVPLLRASGAGGIVAGSLITKAEDPAAVHTWLKSL; translated from the coding sequence ATGAATCTACAGCCTCTTGACGGACCTCTCTGGCTGGACGTCTCGCTCTGGTCGGCCGACCTGGCCAACCTTGAAAGCGAGATCCGGCGGCTGGAGCCCTTTGCCGACAGCTTTCACCTCGACGCCGCCGACGGCCACTACGTGCGCACGCTGCTTTTTTTTCCCGACCTGGTGGCCCGCCTTCGCGAAATCACGTGGAAGCCGCTTCACGTGCATCTGTTTGCCACGCGCCCCATGGACCTGTTGCCGCCATTTCTCGATGCCGGCGCGGACTGGGTGACTCTGCCGCTCGAAACGGGAAAGCGCGTCTGGCAGGCGATCGAGCTCGCGCAGGCGCGGGGCGCGCGCGCCGGCGTCTCGCTGGAGCTGGAGACCCCGGTGGAGATGATCCGCGGCTTCCGCACGCGCGTCCAGCACATCGTGCTGATGGGCACGGCACCCGGCGTGAAGGGCCGCGGGCTTGACGAGCGCGCCTGCGACCGGATGGCTGAGGCGGCGGCGCTGGCGGAAGGAGCCCCCTTGCGGCTGCTGGCCGATGGGGGCATCCGCGAAGACACCGTTCCGCTGCTGCGCGCCTCCGGCGCGGGCGGCATCGTTGCGGGCTCGCTGATCACGAAAGCGGAGGACCCGGCGGCGGTCCACACCTGGCTCAAGAGTCTGTGA